In Halobaculum magnesiiphilum, the following proteins share a genomic window:
- a CDS encoding DUF7117 family protein, which translates to MEVRGERECTECGTRWSYFETGSVACPDCGSLRSVGTGERRKHTDAPAEIDLTSVLARLDDTPLSDLVDEIKAECRTYLRKRGFIRGGELAPLDDAYLAVAELRHAADVYGRIAGPGGGRADATIHDGDRGPEGASPGVTDDEEWYLTTLLRSADTGERPDADDVPPRMHEARGLAAAEAALEYRTDVSTYLDEHPDPEANRTLGAIRDRAKRIDALGGDVEPAEADALVAAAAELGRYLIAGDEDALASARERLERMN; encoded by the coding sequence ATGGAAGTCCGGGGCGAGCGCGAGTGTACGGAGTGCGGGACCCGCTGGTCGTACTTCGAGACGGGGAGCGTCGCCTGTCCGGACTGCGGAAGCCTCCGGAGCGTGGGCACCGGCGAGCGCCGCAAACACACCGACGCGCCGGCGGAGATAGACCTGACCTCCGTGCTGGCGCGGCTCGACGACACGCCGCTTTCGGACCTCGTCGACGAGATCAAAGCCGAGTGTCGGACGTACCTCCGCAAGCGGGGGTTCATCCGCGGGGGCGAGCTCGCGCCGCTGGACGACGCGTACCTCGCGGTCGCCGAACTCCGCCACGCGGCCGACGTGTACGGCCGGATCGCCGGCCCGGGCGGCGGGCGCGCGGACGCGACGATCCACGACGGGGACCGGGGTCCCGAGGGCGCCAGCCCCGGCGTCACCGACGACGAGGAGTGGTACCTCACGACGTTGCTGCGGTCGGCCGACACGGGCGAGCGCCCGGACGCCGACGACGTGCCCCCGCGGATGCACGAGGCGCGCGGGCTCGCCGCCGCGGAGGCCGCCCTGGAGTACCGGACGGACGTGTCGACGTACCTCGACGAGCACCCGGACCCCGAGGCGAACCGAACGCTCGGCGCGATCCGCGACCGCGCGAAGCGGATCGACGCGCTCGGCGGCGACGTGGAGCCGGCCGAGGCCGACGCGCTCGTCGCCGCCGCCGCGGAGCTGGGTCGCTATCTCATCGCCGGCGACGAGGACGCGCTGGCGAGCGCACGAGAGCGGCTGGAACGAATGAACTGA
- a CDS encoding DUF1028 domain-containing protein — MTFSIAARDPETDAVGVAVQSKFVSVGAVVPFVSADAGAVATQSFANVAYGPDGLDLLREGHTPAEAIEALTAADEEAAQRQVGVVDLDSEPAAFTGEECFAVSGDRQGEHYTVQGNILENEATLDAMAEAFERGDGGLPERLIAALHAGNDAGGDSRGEQSAALYVAKPEGGYDGKNDRWIDVRVDDHERPIDELERVFKLYDVTLLAREEPDDPAELSGEAAMAVSEVLADMGFLDAEPSASFGAPERAALEDFRGMNNFENHSLAVIEDALARGWEEAAAGDDTEPEADAESRMVDAIWHGLQRYDRL; from the coding sequence ATGACGTTCTCCATCGCGGCGCGCGACCCGGAGACGGACGCCGTCGGCGTCGCCGTCCAGTCGAAGTTCGTCTCCGTCGGCGCCGTCGTCCCGTTCGTCTCGGCCGACGCGGGCGCGGTCGCGACCCAGAGCTTCGCCAACGTCGCGTACGGGCCGGACGGGCTCGACCTCCTCCGCGAGGGTCACACCCCGGCCGAGGCCATCGAGGCGCTCACTGCCGCCGACGAGGAGGCCGCACAGCGGCAGGTCGGAGTCGTCGACCTCGACAGCGAGCCGGCGGCGTTCACCGGCGAGGAGTGCTTCGCGGTCTCCGGCGACCGGCAGGGTGAGCACTACACGGTGCAGGGGAACATCCTCGAGAACGAGGCGACGCTCGACGCGATGGCCGAGGCGTTCGAGAGGGGCGACGGCGGGCTCCCCGAGCGACTCATCGCCGCGCTGCACGCCGGCAACGACGCCGGCGGCGACTCCCGCGGCGAGCAGTCGGCCGCGCTGTACGTCGCCAAGCCCGAGGGCGGCTACGACGGGAAGAACGACCGCTGGATCGACGTGCGCGTCGACGACCACGAGCGCCCGATCGACGAACTGGAGCGGGTGTTCAAGCTGTACGACGTGACCCTCCTGGCCCGCGAGGAGCCCGACGACCCCGCGGAGCTGTCGGGCGAGGCGGCGATGGCGGTATCGGAGGTGCTCGCGGATATGGGCTTTCTCGACGCCGAACCGAGCGCGTCGTTCGGCGCCCCCGAGCGTGCGGCCCTGGAGGACTTCCGCGGGATGAACAACTTCGAGAACCACTCGCTGGCCGTGATCGAGGACGCGCTCGCGCGCGGCTGGGAGGAGGCGGCCGCCGGCGACGATACCGAGCCGGAGGCGGACGCCGAGTCGCGGATGGTCGACGCCATCTGGCACGGCCTCCAACGGTACGACCGACTGTAA
- a CDS encoding adenylyltransferase/cytidyltransferase family protein: MSEGPDGGRREDGSDADGDDGPRIALAQGTFDILHPGHLHYLEDAAARGDELHVIVARRDNVTHKPKPVCPDRQRRDMIAALEVVDEAHLGHPEDFFVPVRDIDPDVIVLGFDQHHDEAALADALAAAGIDAEVARATARDPRYEGELLSTGDIVDKLLRERDRRSHSEPE, translated from the coding sequence ATGAGTGAGGGACCCGACGGAGGGCGACGCGAGGACGGAAGCGATGCCGACGGCGACGATGGCCCCCGGATCGCGCTCGCGCAGGGCACCTTCGACATCCTCCACCCCGGTCACCTCCACTACCTGGAGGACGCAGCCGCCCGCGGCGACGAACTCCACGTCATCGTCGCCCGGCGCGACAACGTGACGCACAAGCCCAAGCCCGTGTGCCCGGACCGACAGCGTCGGGACATGATCGCCGCCCTCGAGGTCGTCGACGAGGCCCACCTCGGGCACCCCGAGGACTTCTTCGTCCCCGTGCGCGATATCGACCCGGACGTGATCGTGCTCGGGTTCGACCAGCACCACGACGAGGCCGCCCTCGCCGACGCGCTCGCGGCGGCTGGCATCGACGCGGAGGTGGCGCGTGCGACCGCCCGCGACCCGCGCTACGAGGGGGAACTCCTCTCGACGGGCGACATCGTCGACAAGTTGCTTCGCGAGCGCGACCGACGCTCGCACTCGGAACCGGAGTAG
- a CDS encoding Mov34/MPN/PAD-1 family protein — translation MRLFRSSELLGIAAETLTFALEASRDTHPNEYMGFLRATDARDLGLDRKGQVITDVLVIPGTTSTPESATVREHMKPNSSRAVGSIHSHPNGVLRPSDADLATFHAGEVHVILGAPYERDCWRAFDSDGDPRDLDVIDVALPEDEAFFDFDQTDIDAELYDE, via the coding sequence ATGCGACTGTTCCGGTCGAGCGAGCTGCTCGGCATCGCGGCCGAGACCCTCACGTTCGCGCTGGAGGCGTCCCGGGACACCCACCCGAACGAGTACATGGGCTTTCTCCGGGCGACCGACGCGCGCGATCTCGGCCTCGACCGGAAGGGACAGGTGATCACCGACGTGCTCGTCATTCCCGGCACCACGTCGACGCCGGAGTCGGCGACCGTCCGCGAGCACATGAAACCCAACTCCTCGCGGGCGGTCGGCTCGATCCACTCCCACCCCAACGGCGTCCTCCGGCCCTCCGACGCCGATCTGGCGACGTTCCACGCCGGCGAGGTCCACGTCATCCTCGGCGCCCCGTACGAGCGCGACTGCTGGCGGGCGTTCGACTCCGACGGCGACCCCCGCGATCTGGACGTGATCGACGTGGCGCTGCCCGAGGACGAGGCGTTCTTCGACTTCGACCAGACCGATATCGACGCGGAGCTGTACGATGAGTGA
- a CDS encoding VOC family protein — protein sequence MVARSAGTVKNASSPRRPGNLVAAGNDLVPGCEGSTVTPNSFFHVALKADDVDATAAFYEEPFDGTIIERGRAEDGEGPTAVDHVALEVADKRVYVFDRAPYEATGDVASMPNGLLHFGFVVDDIDDAREAIDGVGSGVDWVMGPERFGDLRIAFLVDPAGSIVELIEHVS from the coding sequence ATGGTCGCACGTTCCGCCGGGACGGTGAAAAACGCCTCGTCGCCGCGGCGGCCCGGTAACCTGGTCGCCGCCGGCAACGACTTGGTCCCGGGCTGTGAGGGGTCGACCGTGACACCGAACTCGTTCTTTCACGTGGCGCTGAAGGCCGACGACGTGGACGCGACGGCGGCGTTCTACGAGGAGCCGTTCGACGGAACGATCATCGAGCGTGGACGCGCGGAGGACGGCGAGGGCCCGACGGCCGTCGATCACGTCGCCCTGGAGGTGGCCGACAAGCGCGTGTACGTCTTCGACCGGGCGCCGTACGAGGCGACCGGCGACGTGGCGTCGATGCCGAACGGTCTGCTCCACTTCGGGTTCGTCGTCGACGACATCGACGATGCGCGCGAGGCGATCGACGGCGTCGGCTCCGGCGTCGACTGGGTGATGGGCCCCGAGCGCTTCGGCGACCTCCGGATCGCGTTCCTCGTCGACCCGGCCGGCTCCATCGTCGAACTCATCGAACACGTCTCGTGA
- a CDS encoding tetrahydrofolate dehydrogenase/cyclohydrolase catalytic domain-containing protein: MTDIDGNAVAAEIRDGVADCVETLKRAGVEPALATVLMSDDPASETYVSMKQNDCEEVGIDGIHVDVDDDAPAEELYDTVDELNADDSVHGVLVQMPVVDQVDTRRVLRSVDPAKDVDGFHPENVGRLVAGNPRFKPCTPHGIQRLLAAAGVDPEGKEAVVVGRSDIVGKPMANLLFGRGEGGNATTTVCHSRTDDLASHTRRADIVVAAAGIPEFITADMISEGATVIDVGINRVERDGESTLVGDVAYDEVADKAGAITPVPGGVGPMTRAMLLYNTVKAASEQHGVEIDLP; the protein is encoded by the coding sequence ATGACCGACATCGACGGCAACGCCGTCGCCGCCGAGATCCGCGACGGCGTCGCCGACTGCGTGGAGACGCTGAAACGGGCGGGCGTCGAGCCGGCGCTGGCGACCGTGCTGATGAGCGACGACCCCGCCAGCGAGACGTACGTCTCGATGAAGCAGAACGACTGCGAGGAGGTCGGCATCGACGGCATCCACGTCGACGTGGACGACGACGCCCCGGCCGAGGAGCTGTACGACACCGTCGACGAGCTGAACGCCGACGACTCGGTCCACGGCGTCCTCGTGCAGATGCCCGTCGTCGATCAGGTCGACACCCGGCGCGTCCTCCGGTCGGTCGACCCCGCGAAGGACGTCGACGGGTTCCACCCGGAGAACGTCGGCCGACTCGTCGCCGGCAACCCGCGGTTCAAGCCCTGCACGCCCCACGGCATCCAGCGCCTGCTCGCGGCCGCGGGCGTGGACCCCGAGGGGAAGGAGGCGGTCGTCGTCGGCCGCTCGGACATCGTCGGCAAGCCGATGGCGAACCTCCTGTTCGGCCGCGGGGAGGGCGGCAACGCGACCACGACGGTGTGTCACTCGCGGACCGACGACCTCGCGAGCCACACCCGCCGGGCGGACATCGTCGTCGCCGCCGCGGGCATCCCCGAGTTCATCACCGCGGACATGATCTCAGAGGGGGCGACCGTCATCGACGTGGGGATCAACCGCGTCGAGCGCGACGGCGAGTCGACGCTCGTCGGCGACGTGGCCTACGACGAGGTCGCGGACAAGGCGGGCGCCATCACGCCCGTTCCCGGCGGCGTCGGCCCGATGACGCGCGCGATGTTGCTCTACAACACGGTGAAGGCCGCGAGCGAGCAGCACGGCGTCGAGATCGACCTCCCGTAG
- a CDS encoding phospholipase D-like domain-containing protein, whose product MARSIAAVVFALLLLGATASATATAAAAAPAPTTATPTPPSPSPPAAVATAPKSPAASTGEPTAPRIVGLLPNPVADDDAGEYVYLRLPAGNWSLDDGEDVVTIRQRQPGTVVVTADPGALVDTPDGCVVARGLALSNTGERVVLRRGGANGTVVDAVEYGRAPEGERWARGGDPRWRPVGFDPREPVSLGAANATAFVLPDAPGEAVVPIRAADDRVLLAGYTFASERVADELIAAHERGVSVRVLLEGGPVGGISTRQAELLDALVAAGVEVRVVSGTRARFRYHHAKYAVADDAAVVLTENWKPSGTGGGDSRGWGVTLRSPRVADALADLFRADAGWRDAVPWERYRAGRSFEPVEAATGSYPTRHAPADVRAEHVRLLTAPGNAESAVVATIDDAVARVDVLQPTVDDGSLLASLRRAAERGVRVRLLLSNAWYVAERNAALVADLNRWADAADVPFKARVAEPSGRYGKVHAKGVVADDTALVGSLNWNPTSARENREVVVALEGEAIAGYYRESFEADWRAGGGRWDDLPPAVAVAAVGAVAGAALFVRRRLTFDDSAENDGIDRPGPIG is encoded by the coding sequence GTGGCACGCAGCATCGCGGCCGTCGTGTTCGCGCTCCTCCTCCTCGGAGCGACAGCCTCGGCGACGGCGACAGCGGCGGCGGCAGCGCCGGCACCGACGACGGCGACGCCGACGCCCCCATCGCCATCGCCACCGGCGGCGGTCGCGACCGCACCGAAATCACCGGCGGCGAGTACGGGGGAGCCGACCGCCCCTCGGATCGTCGGCCTCCTCCCGAACCCCGTCGCCGACGACGACGCCGGCGAGTACGTATACCTGCGGCTGCCGGCCGGGAACTGGAGCCTCGACGACGGCGAGGACGTAGTCACGATCCGGCAACGACAACCAGGGACGGTCGTCGTGACCGCCGATCCCGGAGCGTTGGTCGATACGCCCGACGGATGCGTCGTCGCCCGCGGGCTCGCGCTGTCGAACACGGGCGAGCGCGTCGTGCTCCGGCGGGGCGGAGCGAACGGGACGGTCGTCGACGCCGTCGAGTACGGTCGCGCGCCCGAGGGCGAACGCTGGGCGCGCGGTGGGGACCCTCGATGGCGACCGGTCGGGTTCGACCCCAGGGAGCCGGTTTCGCTGGGGGCCGCGAACGCGACGGCGTTCGTGCTTCCCGACGCCCCCGGAGAGGCAGTCGTACCCATTCGAGCGGCGGACGACCGCGTCCTGCTCGCGGGGTACACCTTCGCCTCCGAGCGCGTCGCCGACGAGTTGATCGCCGCACACGAACGCGGTGTCTCGGTCCGAGTGCTCCTCGAGGGGGGACCCGTCGGCGGGATCTCCACGCGTCAGGCCGAGCTCCTCGACGCGCTCGTCGCCGCGGGCGTCGAGGTTCGCGTGGTGTCGGGAACTCGCGCCAGGTTCCGGTATCACCACGCGAAGTACGCCGTCGCCGACGACGCGGCGGTCGTCCTCACGGAGAACTGGAAGCCGAGCGGGACGGGCGGCGGCGACAGCCGCGGGTGGGGCGTCACGCTCCGGTCGCCGCGGGTGGCCGACGCGCTCGCCGACCTCTTCCGCGCGGACGCCGGATGGCGCGACGCCGTCCCCTGGGAGCGGTACCGCGCGGGCAGGTCATTCGAACCCGTCGAGGCGGCGACCGGCTCGTATCCCACCAGGCACGCGCCGGCGGACGTACGGGCTGAACACGTCCGGCTGCTGACCGCGCCCGGAAACGCGGAGTCGGCGGTCGTCGCAACGATCGACGACGCGGTCGCCAGGGTCGACGTTCTCCAGCCCACTGTCGACGACGGCTCGCTGCTCGCGTCGCTTCGCCGCGCGGCCGAGCGCGGCGTCCGCGTGCGGCTGCTGCTGTCGAACGCGTGGTACGTCGCCGAGCGGAACGCCGCGCTGGTAGCCGACCTGAACCGTTGGGCCGACGCCGCGGACGTTCCGTTCAAGGCGCGCGTCGCGGAGCCGTCCGGTCGCTACGGGAAAGTCCACGCGAAGGGCGTCGTCGCCGACGACACCGCGCTCGTGGGGTCGCTCAACTGGAACCCGACGAGCGCCCGCGAGAACCGCGAGGTTGTCGTCGCGCTGGAGGGCGAGGCGATCGCGGGCTACTACCGCGAGAGCTTCGAGGCCGACTGGCGCGCCGGCGGCGGGAGGTGGGACGATCTGCCGCCCGCCGTCGCGGTCGCGGCGGTCGGAGCGGTCGCCGGCGCGGCGCTGTTCGTCAGGCGACGGCTGACGTTCGACGACTCGGCGGAAAACGATGGAATCGATCGACCGGGGCCGATCGGGTGA
- a CDS encoding DHH family phosphoesterase encodes MSDSAAGEPGENGEGDSRPVVYELDPACTLADVDVGARYRAEVNGVVDYGVFVDVSDEVSGLLHESNLDGDTFAVGDELVVVLEELKENGDVSFDLADVDLADANVLAVEHEPEIVAIADATVGDAVTVEGEISQIKQTGGPTIFHVADETGVMAAAAFEEAGVRAYPEVEIGDVVRVSGSVETHEGTTQLEVDDIAVLDGETAAAARERLDEAMRERAEPESVDPLVDWPAFEKLRPELEDLARTLRRTVLEGRPIRIRHHADGDGMCAAIPVQLALENFIEEVHEGDDAARHTLKRLPSKAPFYEMEDVTRDLNFALEGRARHGQKLPFLLMLDNGSTEEDVPAYKNLAHYDVPIAVVDHHHPDPEAVNDLLDAHVNPYLHDEDYRITTGMMCVELARLIDPSVTDELRHVPAVAGLSDRSKAEVMDEFVDLADAAGYDREDIEDIGEALDYAAHWLRYSEGKTLVSDVLDVGSDDADRHRDLVEFLSTRAERDVEEQLDAVEPHVEHERLDSDAHLYRIDLENFAKRFTYPAPGKTTGELHDRKVRATGEPVITIGYGPDFAVLRSDGVRLDIPQMVTELNEEVVGGGVSGGGHLVVGSIKFVEGRREDVIDALVDKMADAELDEELSTTVELDD; translated from the coding sequence ATGAGTGATTCCGCCGCCGGGGAACCCGGCGAGAACGGGGAGGGGGATTCCCGCCCCGTGGTCTACGAGCTCGATCCCGCCTGCACGCTGGCCGACGTGGACGTCGGCGCGCGCTACCGCGCGGAGGTCAACGGCGTGGTCGACTACGGCGTCTTCGTCGACGTCTCCGATGAGGTATCGGGACTGCTGCACGAGTCGAACCTCGACGGCGACACGTTCGCCGTGGGCGACGAGTTGGTCGTCGTCCTCGAGGAACTGAAGGAGAACGGCGACGTGTCGTTCGACCTCGCAGACGTCGACCTCGCGGACGCGAACGTCCTGGCCGTCGAACACGAGCCGGAGATCGTCGCGATCGCCGACGCGACCGTCGGCGACGCCGTCACCGTCGAGGGGGAGATCTCCCAGATCAAACAGACCGGGGGCCCGACCATCTTCCACGTCGCCGACGAGACCGGCGTGATGGCGGCGGCCGCCTTCGAGGAGGCCGGCGTCCGCGCCTACCCCGAGGTCGAGATCGGCGACGTCGTCCGCGTGTCCGGCTCCGTCGAGACCCACGAGGGAACCACCCAGCTCGAGGTCGACGACATCGCCGTGCTCGACGGCGAGACGGCCGCGGCCGCCCGCGAGCGCCTCGACGAAGCGATGCGCGAGCGTGCCGAGCCCGAGTCGGTCGACCCGCTCGTCGACTGGCCGGCGTTCGAGAAGCTCCGCCCCGAGCTGGAGGACCTCGCGCGCACGCTCCGGCGCACGGTGCTGGAGGGGCGCCCGATCCGCATCCGCCATCACGCCGACGGCGACGGCATGTGTGCGGCCATCCCGGTCCAACTCGCGCTTGAGAACTTCATCGAGGAGGTCCACGAGGGCGACGACGCCGCGCGCCACACCCTCAAGCGCCTCCCGAGCAAGGCGCCCTTCTACGAGATGGAGGACGTGACCCGCGACCTCAACTTCGCGCTGGAGGGTCGCGCCCGCCACGGTCAGAAGCTCCCGTTCCTCCTGATGCTCGACAACGGGTCGACCGAGGAGGACGTGCCCGCCTACAAGAACCTCGCCCACTACGACGTGCCCATCGCCGTCGTCGACCACCACCACCCGGATCCCGAGGCGGTGAACGACCTGCTCGACGCGCACGTCAACCCCTACCTCCACGACGAGGACTACCGCATCACGACGGGCATGATGTGCGTCGAGCTCGCGCGCCTCATCGACCCGAGCGTCACCGACGAGCTCCGACACGTCCCCGCGGTCGCGGGGCTGTCGGACCGCTCGAAGGCCGAGGTGATGGACGAGTTCGTCGACCTGGCGGACGCGGCCGGCTACGACCGCGAGGACATCGAGGACATCGGCGAGGCGCTCGACTACGCCGCCCACTGGCTGCGCTACAGCGAGGGCAAGACGCTCGTGAGCGACGTGCTCGACGTCGGCAGCGACGACGCCGACCGCCACCGCGACCTCGTCGAGTTCCTCTCGACGCGCGCCGAGCGCGACGTGGAGGAGCAGCTCGACGCCGTCGAGCCGCACGTCGAACACGAACGGCTCGACTCCGACGCCCACCTCTACCGCATCGACCTGGAGAACTTCGCCAAGCGGTTCACCTACCCCGCGCCCGGCAAGACCACCGGCGAACTCCACGACCGGAAGGTGCGCGCGACGGGCGAACCCGTCATCACGATCGGCTACGGACCGGACTTCGCCGTCCTCCGGAGTGACGGCGTCCGCCTCGACATCCCACAGATGGTGACCGAGCTCAACGAGGAGGTCGTCGGCGGGGGCGTCTCCGGCGGCGGCCACCTCGTCGTCGGCTCGATCAAGTTCGTCGAGGGTCGCCGCGAGGACGTGATCGACGCGCTCGTCGACAAGATGGCCGACGCCGAGCTGGACGAGGAGCTGTCGACGACGGTCGAGCTCGACGACTGA